A region of the Cytobacillus luteolus genome:
ACCAGGTTTTTACCAATATCATGGACGTCACCTTTAACTGTGGCAAGAAGAACTTTCCCTTTGCCATTATTGTCTTCCTTTTTTTCCATATAGGGTTCAAGAAAAGAAACAGCTGCTTTCATGACCTCAGCACTTTGTAATACCTCAGCAACAATCAGTTCATTATTATTAAATAAAATACCAACCTCTGACATTCCAGCCATTAGGGGACCGTTTATGATCTGTAAAGGGTCATCGTACTTACTTAAAGCAATCTCTAAATCTGGTAGTAACCCTTCTTTAGTACCTTCAACAACATATGAAGAAAGGCGTTCTTCAAGCGTCATTGTCGTTGTAGAAATTTTAACTTCTTTCTTTTTTTCACGATAAAAATTTGTGAATTCTTCTAGGATACGCTGGTCTGTCTTAAAAAGTAAACCCTCAGCTAGTTGAATTTCACTTTTCGGAATAGAAGCAAAACGCTCGAGCTTTTCTGTATTGACAATGGCGTAATCTAGACCTGCTTGAGTGCAGTGATATAAGTAAACAGCATTAAGCACTTCACGTCCAACTGGAGGCAATCCAAAGGATACATTACTTACTCCTAGTATCGTTAAGCAGTCTGGTAATTCTTTTTTTATAAGCTCAATTCCTCGAACTGTTTCATTAGCAGAGCCTATATATTGCTCATCACCTGTTCCGACTGGAAAGACAAGAGGGTCAAATATGATGTCCTTTGGATTTAGTCCGTGTTTCTCAACTAATAAGTCATAGGAACGTTTTGCAATCTCTAATTTTTTCTCTGCGGTTATTGCCATACCTATTTCGTCGATTGTGCCGACGACAATTGCCCCTCCATACCTTTTTAGTAAAGGAACGACCTGATCAAAGCGTTCTTCTCCATCCTCAAGATTGATAGAATTAATAATTGCTTTACCTTGTGAGTACTTTAAAGCACGCTCAATCACTTTATCATCGGTAGAGTCAATTACTAGAGGAACCTTCACCTTTTTAGTTACAAATTGAAGAAAGTTTTCCATATCTTCAAGCTCATCCCGGTCAGGGTCTGCAAGACATATATCAATCACATGCGCTCCATTTTTTATTTGAGCACGTGCAATCTCTGATGCCTCTTCAAATTTACCTTCAGCAATAAGGCGTTTAAACTTTCTTGAGCCAATTACATTGGTTCGTTCACCTACAAATAAAGGGCGCATCTCCTCTTCGTAAATGAGAGGCTCTATTCCAGAAACAGCATGTGGATGTGTTGTATTCGAAAGGGATCTTGGTTTAAAGTTTTCCACAGTATTCGCGATTGCTCTAATGTGATCAGGGGTAGTTCCACAACACCCCCCAACAATGTTTAACCAGCCTTTCTCAGCAAAGGCTTTAAGCTTTCTAGCTAGTGATTCAGGTGTTTCGTGATATTGGCCTTCCTCGTCTGGAAGACCAGCATTTGGATAACAACTAACTGCTGTATTTGCTAGGCTTGATAGTGACCGTAGATGATCTGTCATAAACTCTGGTCCTGTTGCACAATTAAGACCAACAGCAAGCGGGTTCATGTGTTCCAGGGATAAATAGAAAGCTTCAATATTTTGTCCAGCTAATGTTGTACCCATTGGTTCAATTGTTCCTGAAACAATGAGAGGGATGTTCTTTCCAGTTTTTTTAAATGCCTCACTAATGCCAATAAAACCAGCCTTAACATTCAACATGTCCTGACTCGTTTCTAACAATAGTAAATCGACACCACCGTCTATCAGTCCACGAGCTTGTTCCTCATACGTTTCGATCAAAGCCTCAAAAGTGGTTCCACCTGTAACCGATAAGGTCTTAGTAGTAGGCCCCATAGAACCTGCTACAAACCTAGGCCATTCTTCTGAAGAATAAGTTGATGTTGCTTGTTTAGCTAACTGAGCCGACTTTACATTTATTTCGTACGCTAGATGACCTAGGTCATATTCATCTAAAACTAAACTAGTAGCCCCGAATGTATTTGTTTCAATGATATCAGCTCCGGCCAAAAGGTATTCTTCATGGATGGACTGTATCAATTGAGGGGAGGTCAACGATAGATACTCATTACAACCTTCGTACTCTTCACCTTCAAAATCATTAGCCGAGAGATTGGCAGCTTGAATCATTGTACCCATTGCACCGTCTATCACTAGGATCTTCTTTTTAATTTGCTGTTCTATTATTGAATTAGCCATTTATAAACCGCCTCTCTGCATTCACAAGCTGCTTTGCATGTATATATTTTGTTAGCTCTACTGTCATTTCATAACGTAAAAATGGTGTAATTAAGTAAATTCCGTTAAATAAATCATAAGCTGCATCAATGAGGGATTTTGCAATGCTAAGTCCTTCAAGTTCTGATGCGAGTGGATCATGACTAACAGCATTCATACGGTCTCTAATTGTCTGTGATAATGTAATGCCGGGTACTTCATGATGTATGAAGTCGGCATTTCTTGCACTCGTCAAAGGCATGATCCCTATATATATAGGTGTTTTTAGATGTTTTGTATGCTCATACACCTCTAGAATTTGGTTTTCACTATATAAAGGTTGTGTGATAAAATAATGGGCTCCACATGAGATTTTCTTTTCCAAACGAAGAACAGCTTTATCAAGGTGACGAACATTTGGATTAAATGCGGCTGCAATTGAAAAATTTGTTTTTTGTCCTAAGGATTTACCAGAGTAAGAGATACCTTCATTGAACTGTTTAATTAGGCTGATGAGGTCAAATGAAGATAAATCATATACGGAAGTAGCACCAGGGAAATCACCGATTTTTGAAGGATCACCCGTTACCGCCAAAACCTCATTCATTCCAAGAGTGTGTAAGCCCATTAAGTGTGACTGTAATCCAATAAGGTTTCGATCCCTACATGTAATATGAATTAAAGGCTTAACATTTACTTCTTGCTTTATGATTGAACCGATTGCCGAGTTGCTAATTCTAGGTGAAGCTAAAGAATTATCTGCAAGTGTAAGTGCATCGATGCCAGCCTCCTTTAGTGCTTTTGCCCCTTCAAGAAACCTGCTAATCCCTAATTTTTTAGGAGGATCTAGCTCAACAATGACTGAATGTCTATGTTTTACTGTTTCATAGAGAGGGGGAGTAGCATCAGATGGTTCAGGAATACTATTCACTTCAATCGGTCGATGTTTAACGATTTTTTCAGAAATTGGACGGAGCCCTTTTAGTGTACGAGCCATTGCTTCAATATGCTTTGGAGATGTTCCACAGCATCCACCAATTAGTCGTGCCCCTTGTTCTCTAAACTTTATTGCACTTTCAGCAAAGTAGCTTTCATTTGTTTCATAGACTAGTCTTCCATCACGATAATCTGGCAAACTAGCATTAGGATATACAGATAAAAATGAATGCTTAGGGACCGGAACTTCCTCTAGTGATCGAATCATATGATAGGGACCTAATCTACAGTTTAAACCAACAATGTCAGCACCTAATTCCTCTAACTCTAGGAATGCATCAGACAAGTGTGTTCCATCCTGTAGGACACCAATTTCATGAAGTGATACGTTTGTAACAATTGGTTTATTTGTTTCTTTTCGCGCAATGGAAAGTAGTGTCTTTAACTCTTCGAAGTCGTAAAAAGTTTCTAGTAAAATTCCATCTATATTTTCAGAGAGAAGGTAAAATAATTGCTCACGAAAGCTTCTCTTTATTTCGTCCATTGAAATTGTGTTTTTCTTAAAGCTTCGAATTCCACCTATTGTTCCAAGTACATAAGCTTTATCTTTTGCAGCCTTTTTAGCTATGCGTGCACCGGCAATGTTAATTTCTTTCACAGATTCTTCTAATCCATATCTAGCAAGTTTCGGATAATTGGCACCATATGTATTTGTTTGGATGATCTTTGCGCCAGCTTGAAGGTAGGCCTCATGTATTTTTTGTATTTCATCATTGTTTAAAAGATTAAGCTCTTCAAAACAGCTACTGATTCCATGTGAATAGAGTAGGGTACCCATAGCTCCATCCGCTATTAAGATTTGTGTTTTTAGGTCTTCAAGTAAACCCATTATCATTCCCCCTTTTAGACATTAAAAAAAGCCTTCTATAAGAAGAAGACTTGGCGTTTAAAAGTAATCTTCTTATCTCTCGAATTTAAAAAAATTCGCTGGATT
Encoded here:
- the metH gene encoding methionine synthase, with amino-acid sequence MANSIIEQQIKKKILVIDGAMGTMIQAANLSANDFEGEEYEGCNEYLSLTSPQLIQSIHEEYLLAGADIIETNTFGATSLVLDEYDLGHLAYEINVKSAQLAKQATSTYSSEEWPRFVAGSMGPTTKTLSVTGGTTFEALIETYEEQARGLIDGGVDLLLLETSQDMLNVKAGFIGISEAFKKTGKNIPLIVSGTIEPMGTTLAGQNIEAFYLSLEHMNPLAVGLNCATGPEFMTDHLRSLSSLANTAVSCYPNAGLPDEEGQYHETPESLARKLKAFAEKGWLNIVGGCCGTTPDHIRAIANTVENFKPRSLSNTTHPHAVSGIEPLIYEEEMRPLFVGERTNVIGSRKFKRLIAEGKFEEASEIARAQIKNGAHVIDICLADPDRDELEDMENFLQFVTKKVKVPLVIDSTDDKVIERALKYSQGKAIINSINLEDGEERFDQVVPLLKRYGGAIVVGTIDEIGMAITAEKKLEIAKRSYDLLVEKHGLNPKDIIFDPLVFPVGTGDEQYIGSANETVRGIELIKKELPDCLTILGVSNVSFGLPPVGREVLNAVYLYHCTQAGLDYAIVNTEKLERFASIPKSEIQLAEGLLFKTDQRILEEFTNFYREKKKEVKISTTTMTLEERLSSYVVEGTKEGLLPDLEIALSKYDDPLQIINGPLMAGMSEVGILFNNNELIVAEVLQSAEVMKAAVSFLEPYMEKKEDNNGKGKVLLATVKGDVHDIGKNLVDIILSNNGFKVVDLGIKVTPQALISAIQEEKPDLVGLSGLLVKSAQQMVVTAQDLQQAGISVPILVGGAALSRKFTDNKIAPEYTGPVLYAKDAMDGLSLATRLQDKDSLQEILNEVNDKRERLQQRLAKESEVSTSSVAVMNRSSVSTLVNVFKPADTKRHILRNISISQIKPYINMQMLLGHHLGLKGNIEKLIEAKDERALSIKEIVEHLIDLVTTENLISPSALYQFFPAQSDGNDIIVFDPSDKKTVIERFTFPRQQKGSYLCIADYLKPVSSGEMDYVGLFAVTAGKGIREIAQTFKQQGDFLKSHAIQALALEMAEGLAERLHQLMRDHLGISDDPDFSMKDRFAAKYQGQRFSFGYPACPNLEDQEKLFKLVSPQDIGIQLTDGFMMEPEASVTAIVFAHPEARYFNVL
- a CDS encoding bifunctional homocysteine S-methyltransferase/methylenetetrahydrofolate reductase, coding for MGLLEDLKTQILIADGAMGTLLYSHGISSCFEELNLLNNDEIQKIHEAYLQAGAKIIQTNTYGANYPKLARYGLEESVKEINIAGARIAKKAAKDKAYVLGTIGGIRSFKKNTISMDEIKRSFREQLFYLLSENIDGILLETFYDFEELKTLLSIARKETNKPIVTNVSLHEIGVLQDGTHLSDAFLELEELGADIVGLNCRLGPYHMIRSLEEVPVPKHSFLSVYPNASLPDYRDGRLVYETNESYFAESAIKFREQGARLIGGCCGTSPKHIEAMARTLKGLRPISEKIVKHRPIEVNSIPEPSDATPPLYETVKHRHSVIVELDPPKKLGISRFLEGAKALKEAGIDALTLADNSLASPRISNSAIGSIIKQEVNVKPLIHITCRDRNLIGLQSHLMGLHTLGMNEVLAVTGDPSKIGDFPGATSVYDLSSFDLISLIKQFNEGISYSGKSLGQKTNFSIAAAFNPNVRHLDKAVLRLEKKISCGAHYFITQPLYSENQILEVYEHTKHLKTPIYIGIMPLTSARNADFIHHEVPGITLSQTIRDRMNAVSHDPLASELEGLSIAKSLIDAAYDLFNGIYLITPFLRYEMTVELTKYIHAKQLVNAERRFING